A window of Cryptomeria japonica chromosome 3, Sugi_1.0, whole genome shotgun sequence contains these coding sequences:
- the LOC131874052 gene encoding probable disease resistance protein At1g61300: MASTSSSHKRSFSEFQRKTFTVSYDAFINHRGPDTKATVAFALYESLEEMGFWTFLDDQELQPGDSIEPAIQNAIYSSSLQIAIFSPGYAESPWCLNELVDMLKTSALFIPVFCDVKPSDLRYPEGQHSVYATTFAEHERKGRFSEETLNDWKEALRSSSLVSGYEFSTEIDASILILNDFASNVEELRTKVALAVQQRVGKKGFPRCVEVAKHQIDLNADAEASTRRSVEVYKKSSLLPRDSRPVGIDSKVEDMLRLLQDPQVPVIAVVGMGGSGKTFLLQNVYNAFKSRFDNSIWLSISKSYAVKNLQHDIAIRIGLKSEVVDGAISQETAAELIHDRLQGKKSLIVLDDLWTLSAEDNLLYKLGLPTDKNCKVVVTTRNKEVARNSNAHIYEMENLSDEGSWKLFCVHAFPGHEEYRAPTHLEEVGREIVKQCGNLPLAIKTTAAPLANATDYRKWESKRRQLERAVIPIGEHDPVMDILKLSYDSLPEHIKPCFAFLSFFPEDAEIDPEYLVYLWIGEGFVPAGEEQWDTALDWLDQLDQLCLLQLWEDRHRHLAEEYGRLKKYCKIHDLLHDLVIQLSKENKCVFSLKEAFTHTTGASGWYRILLAKKDINDNALSHCHPYLRTFSMSENWKIKTIPENLFTAMRGLRVLDLSSTNISTLPPSVGKMVLLKVLNLRDTGIREVPECVRYLKSLLFLAMPGYPTEYMPVWISELKGLQHLECDCDYRMAKGISDMASLRTLRSGGLCLSIEGDDQLRMEDFAKMTQLQELDLELYHEMEFEMMEEGILVQLTKMRRLTIWNTRMGATSAQLSEKMRTMRDLEILQLHNFVVPDWICDLAYLRELELRGCDSIDYPELQRMPNLVILLLGGTERCNCKELPKAFGKSGGFPRLRFFIINYFPKLEEFPELEGAMACLEERLERLKVFDYSCSGTYEVREASKEGGVYRNKIKAINSGVTITP, encoded by the exons ATGGCGTCTACCTCTTCCTCTCACAAGCGTTCATTCAGTGAATTTCAAAGGAAAACATTCACAGTATCATATGATGCATTCATTAACCACCGAGGCCCTGACACGAAAGCTACTGTGGCTTTTGCACTTTATGAATCACTGGAAGAAATGGGATTTTGGACATTTCTTGATGATCAAGAATTACAACCAGGAGATTCAATTGAGCCTGCCATACAAAATGCCATTTACTCTTCCTCTCTGCAAATCGCCATCTTCTCACCAGGATATGCGGAGTCCCCTTGGTGTCTAAATGAGCTGGTTGACATGTTGAAAACCAGCGCTCTGTTTATTCCTGTATTTTGTGATGTCAAGCCTTCTGACCTTCGCTACCCTGAAGGTCAACACTCTGTTTATGCAACTACATTTGCTGAACATGAAAGAAAGGGGAGATTCAGCGAAGAGACGCTTAACGACTGGAAAGAAGCTCTCCGCTCTTCTTCACTGGTCTCTGGCTACGAATTCAGCACAGAAATTGA cgCCTCCATATTGATTTTGAACGATTTTGCCAGTAATGTCGAGGAGCTGCGTACAAAGGTTGCCTTGGCTGTGCAACAAAGAGTTGGAAAGAAGGGCTTCCCAAGATGTGTGGAAGTTGCAAAACATCAGATAGATCTTAATGCAGACGCAGAAGCGTCAACGAGAAGATCGGTAGAGGTGTACAAGAAATCTAGCCTTCTGCCCAGAGATTCACGTCCGGTGGGGATAGATTCCAAAGTTGAAGACATGCTCAGGTTGCTACAAGATCCACAAGTTCCAGTTATAGCTGTCGTTGGTATGGGTGGCTCGGGGAAGACATTTCTtctccaaaatgtctacaatgccTTTAAATCCAGGTTTGACAATTCTATTTGGCTCTCTATTTCCAAATCATATGCAGTCAAGAATTTGCAACATGATATAGCCATCCGCATAGGGTTAAAAAGTGAAGTTGTGGATGGTGCCATATCTCAAGAGACAGCGGCTGAATTAATTCATGACCGTCTCCAAGGGAAAAAATCTCTTATTGTGCTAGATGACCTGTGGACGTTGTCAGCAGAAGATAATCTCTTATATAAACTTGGTCTGCCAACTGATAAAAATTGTAAAGTTGTGGTGACCACAAGAAATAAGGAGGTTGCTCGAAATTCAAATGCTCATATTTATGAGATGGAAAATTTGTCAGATGAAGGCAGTTGGAAGCTGTTCTGTGTCCACGCATTTCCGGGTCATGAAGAATACAGAGCGCCAACGCACTTGGAAGAGGTGGGTCGTGAGATAGTAAAGCAATGTGGAAACTTGCCTCTGGCTATCAAAACGACAGCAGCACCGCTGGCCAACGCCACAGATTATAGAAAATGGGAGTCCAAGCGCCGTCAGCTTGAAAGGGCAGTTATTCCCATTGGGGAGCATGACCCTGTGATGGATATATTAAAATTGAGTTATGATTCCTTGCCAGAACATATTAAACCCTGTTttgcttttctttctttcttccctGAGGATGCGGAGATAGATCCTGAATATCTTGTATATCTATGGATAGGAGAGGGTTTCGTCCCAGCAGGAGAGGAGCAGTGGGATACGGCGCTGGATTGGTTAGATCAACTTGACCAGCTGTGTCTGCTTCAACTATGGGAAGATCGACACCGTCATCTTGCGGAAGAATATGGACGGTTAAAGAAATACTGTAAAATTCATGAtctgttgcatgatttggtcaTACAGTTATCGAaagaaaataaatgtgttttttctCTTAAAGAAGCCTTCACACATACAACTGGTGCCTCTGGCTGGTATCGGATTTTACTAGCCAAGAAAGATATAAATGATAATGCCCTCTCACATTGCCATCCTTATCTCCGTACATTCTCAATGTCTGAGAATTGGAAGATTAAAACCATTCCAGAAAACTTGTTTACCGCAATGAGAGGACTGCGCGTTCTGGATTTGAGCTCCACAAATATCTCAACATTGCCTCCGTCTGTTGGAAAGATGGTACTTCTGAAGGTCCTGAATTTAAGGGATACAGGGATAAGGGAGGTACCGGAGTGTGTGAGATATCTGAAAAGTCTCCTGTTTCTTGCAATGCCCGGTTATCCTACTGAGTACATGCCAGTATGGATAAGTGAACTTAAGGGTCTTCAGCATTTAGAATGCGATTGTGATTATCGTATGGCGAAGGGAATATCAGATATGGCTTCTTTGAGAACACTCCGATCAGGAGGCTTGTGTCTCTCCATAGAAGGGGACGATCAATTGAGGATGGAGGATTTCGCCAAGATGACTCAGCTTCAGGAATTAGATTTAGAGCTTTATCATGAGATGGAGTTTGAGATGATGGAAGAAGGGATTCTTGTGCAGCTCACCAAGATGCGTCGTCTAACTATCTGGAATACGAGGATGGGAGCAACGAGTGCGCAGCTTTCAGAGAAAATGAGAACAATGAGAGATCTAGAAATTCTTCAGTTACACAACTTCGTAGTGCCAGATTGGATATGTGATTTGGCATATCTGAGGGAATTGGAATTAAGAGGTTGTGACTCTATTGATTATCCGGAGTTGCAAAGAATGCCCAATCTAGTGATTTTACTGTTGGGTGGGACAGAACGGTGCAACTGCAAAGAATTGCCAAAGGCGTTTGGAAAGT